A genome region from Panicum virgatum strain AP13 chromosome 4K, P.virgatum_v5, whole genome shotgun sequence includes the following:
- the LOC120704846 gene encoding nuclear poly(A) polymerase 4-like isoform X1, giving the protein MADGADAPRQYGITKPLSLLGPVEADLQRTAELEKFLVEAGLYESVEESAKREEVLGKLDQIVKDWVKQLTSQRGYTDQMVEEANAVLFTFGSYRLGVHGPGADIDTLCVGPSYVNREEDFFIMLHEILAQTEDVTELQPVPDAHVPVMKFKFHGISIDLLYASVSLLVVPADLDISQGSVLYDVDEATVRSLNGCRVADQILRLVPNIENFRTTLRCLKYWAKRRGVYSNVTGFLGGVNWALLVARVCQLYPNAVPSMLVSRFFRVFTQWRWPNPVMLCSIEEDELGFPVWDPRKNPRDKCHHMPIITPAYPCMNSSYNVSTSTLRVMMEQFQFGNKICQEIEMNKASWSALFEPFQFFEAYKNYLQVDIIAEDDEDLRLWKGWVESRLRQLTLKIERDTYGMLQCHPYPHEYADPSRQCAHCAFFMGLSRKEGVKIQEGQQFDIRGTVDEFRHEINLYMFWKPGMELAVSHVRRKQIPAYVFPEGYKRPRPLRHVNHQQQSNKNDPEDGTATRSPDSQLKRKHGSAGADDAEPGRFAKRSSVSPVHPKNSSPQSGNVGDETACNNQIKRASSDASGCSQASPQVSERSPGPVVSGPRCAAMGALCSDDATSKHGIPLVEDCTTPTVAVCTTLKRVAEKVVSELVGSDRLGSTNSAELLESMEKDVLAENVHFGGNGVAHEPNHRIEVVF; this is encoded by the exons ATGGCGGACGGCGCTGATGCCCCGAGGCAGTACGGGATAACCAAGCCGTTATCGCTGCTTGGGCCGGTGGAGGCGGATCTGCAGAGGACGGCGGAGCTGGAGAAG TTCTTGGTTGAGGCGGGCCTATATGAGAGCGTGGAAGAGTCTGCTAAGCGGGAGGAGGTGCTGGGGAAGCTTGACCAG ATTGTTAAAGACTGGGTGAAGCAATTGACTAGTCAGAGAGGATATACCGATCAAATGGTCGAAGAGGCAAATGCTGTACTTTTCACCTTTGGGTCCTATCGTCTGGGG GTTCATGGACCTGGGGCTGATATTGATACTCTTTGTGTAGGACCTTCATATGTGAATCGAGAG GAAGATTTTTTTATCATGCTGCATGAAATTTTAGCACAAACAGAGGATGTGACTGAGCTGCAACCTGTGCCTGATGCACATGTCCCTGTTATGAAATTTAAGTTCCATGGAATATCAATTGACCTGCTTTATGCCAGTGTCTCCCTCTTAGTAGTACCAGCT GACTTGGATATCTCTCAAGGATCAGTACTTTATGATGTTGATGAAGCAACTGTCCGTAGTCTTAATGGGTGCAGAGTAGCAGATCAAATTCTTAGACTCGTTCCAAATATTGAG AATTTCCGCACAACATTAAGATGTTTAAAGTATTGGGCAAAAAGAAGAGGTGTTTACTCAAAT GTTACTGGTTTTCTTGGTGGTGTCAACTGGGCTTTACTGGTTGCACGTGTCTGCCAGCTCTATCCTAATGCTGTGCCAAGTATGTTGGTTTCACGATTCTTTAGGGTTTTTACCCAGTGGCGGTGGCCAAATCCGGTTATGCTTTGTTCCATTGAAGAGGATGAACTTGGTTTCCCCGTTTGGGATCCACGCAAAAATCCTCGCGATAAATGTCATCATATGCCCATTATAACCCCTGCATACCCGTGCATGAACTCGAGCTATAATGTTTCAACAAGCACACTTAGGGTTATGATGGAGCAATTTCAGTTTGGTAATAAAATTTGCCAG GAAATTGAAATGAATAAGGCCAGCTGGTCTGCTCTTTttgagccttttcaatttttCGAAGCATACAAGAATTATCTACAGGTTGACATCATCGCGGAAGATGATGAAGACCTTAGACTTTGGAAGGGATGGGTGGAATCTCGACTGCGGCAACTAACTTTAAAG ATTGAACGTGATACATATGGAATGCTGCAGTGTCATCCTTACCCTCATGAGTACGCAGATCCCTCTAGGCAGTGTGCTCATTGTGCTTTCTTCATGGGCTTATCAAGGAAAGAAGGTGTGAAAATACAGGAAGGTCAACAGTTTGATATTCGTGGAACGGTCGATGAGTTTAGGCATGAAATCAACTTGTATATGTTCTGGAAGCCTGGGATGGAGTTGGCTGTTTCTCATGTTCGGAGGAAGCAGATCCCAGCTTATGTATTTCCAGAGGGTTATAAGAGACCACGCCCTTTGAGACATGTCAACCATCAGCAGCAGTCAAATAAAAACGACCCTGAAGATGGCACAGCGACCAGATCTCCGGACAGTCAGCTGAAGAGAAAGCATGGTTCTGCTGGGGCTGATGATGCTGAACCTGGCAGGTTTGCCAAGAGGTCATCAGTCAGCCCAGTTCATCCGAAAAATTCATCGCCTCAATCTGGGAATGTTGGCGATGAAACTGCATGTAACAACCAAATAAAAAGGGCTTCTAGCGATGCGAGTGGTTGTAGCCAGGCTTCACCACAGGTATCTGAGAGAAGCCCAGGTCCTGTTGTGTCTGGGCCCAGGTGTGCGGCAATGGGAGCATTGTGTTCTGATGATGCAACTAGTAAGCATGGTATTCCTCTTGTTGAGGACTGTACCACCCCAACTGTAGCTGTATGCACAACTTTAAAGCGCGTAGCTGAGAAAGTTGTATCAGAACTAGTTGGAAGTGATAGGTTGGGAAGCACCAATAGTGCTGAGTTACTGGAGAGTATGGAAAAAGATGTCCTCGCTGAAAATGTGCATTTTGGTGGGAATGGAGTCGCACATGAG CCAAACCATAGGATTGAAGTGGTTTTTTAA
- the LOC120704845 gene encoding protein DETOXIFICATION 52-like translates to MCTTTPMPPAPPVALGGGKGGHHVYVTVPQRAEGDAAGHCGRELKCGAVPLPAPGETVREAAALCRLAFPIALTALLLYSRTALSMLFLGSIGDLPLAAGSLAVAFANITGYSVLSGLSLGMDPLCSQAFGANQPRLLGLTLYRSVLFLLCCSLPLSALWLNMSKILVFLGQDREITALAQEYILFSLPDLFSFSIIHPLRVYLRSQGITRPLAAAAGAAVLFHVPANYVLVGRLGLGAPGVAAAASASNFVLLAVLLAYVVGRRDAAAALLAAGPPTAEWLAGWAPLARLAAPSCVSVCLEWWWYEVMILLCGLLPDPKPAVASMGVLMQTTALVYVFPSSLGFGVSTRVGNELGANRPGRARAAAHVAVAGAAGMGLAAMSFAAGVRHAWGRMFTADADILRLTAAALPIVGLCELGNCPQTVGCGVLRGSARPARAAHVNLGAFYLVGMPVAVLLAFGLGVGFVGLWMGLLAAQVCCAGLMLCVVGSTDWDAQALRAQELTSCSPADVERSGAHRSATAAGEGGRPEKGEQAGMERKCYQPLISNSEETMPETV, encoded by the coding sequence ATGTGCACCACCACCCCCatgccaccggcgccgccggtggcgctgggcggcggcaagggcggcCACCACGTCTACGTCACGGTGCCCCAGCGCGCGGAAGGCGACGCGGCCGGCCATTGCGGCCGCGAGCTCAAGTGCGGAGCCGTGCCCCTGCCGGCGCCCGGGGAGACCgtccgggaggcggcggcgctgtgccggcTCGCGTTCCCGATCGCGCTGACGGCGCTGCTGCTCTACTCGCGGACGGCCCTGTCGATGCTCTTCCTGGGCTCCATCGGCGACCTCCCGCTGGCGGCCGGGtccctcgccgtcgccttcgCCAACATCACCGGCTACTCGGTGCTGTCCGGGCTCTCGCTCGGCATGGACCCGCTCTGCTCCCAGGCGTTCGGCGCCAACCAGCCGCGCCTGCTCGGCCTCACCCTCTACCGCTCCGTCCTCTTCCTGCTCTGCTGCTCGCTGCCGCTCTCCGCGCTCTGGCTCAACATGTCCAAGATCCTCGTGTTCCTGGGCCAGGACCGCGAGATCACGGCGCTCGCCCAGGAGTACATCCTCTTCTCCCTCCCGgacctcttctccttctccatcaTCCACCCGCTCCGCGTGTACCTCCGATCCCAGGGGATCAcgcgcccgctcgccgccgccgccggcgccgccgtgctgtTCCACGTGCCGGCGAACTACGTGCTGGTGGGGCGACTCGGGCTCGGCGCGCCCGgcgtggccgccgcggcgtcggcgtccaACTTCGTGCTCCTGGCCGTGCTGCTCGCGTACGTCGTCGGCcggcgcgacgcggcggcggcgctgctcgcggcGGGGCCGCCAACGGCGGAGTGGCTCGCCGGGTGGGCCCCGCTCGCGCGGCTGGCCGCGCCGAGCTGCGTGTCGGTGTGCCTGGAGTGGTGGTGGTACGAGGTGATGATCCTGCTCTGCGGCCTCCTACCGGACCCGAAGCCGGCGGTGGCGTCCATGGGCGTGCTGATGCAGACGACGGCGCTGGTGTACGTGTTCCCCTCGTCGCTGGGCTTCGGCGTGTCCACGCGGGTGGGCAACGAGCTGGGCGCCAACCGCCCgggacgcgcgcgcgcggcggcgcacgtcgccgtggccggcgcggcgggcatGGGGCTCGCGGCCATGTCGTTCGCGGCCGGGGTGCGCCACGCGTGGGGGCGCATGTTCACCGCCGACGCCGACATCCTCCGGCTGACGGCGGCCGCGCTCCCGATCGTGGGGCTCTGCGAGCTCGGCAACTGCCCGCAGACCGTCGGCTGCGGCGTGCTCCGCGGcagcgcgcggccggcgcgcgccgcGCACGTCAACCTCGGCGCCTTCTACCTGGTGGGCATGCCGGTGGCCGTGCTCCTGGCGTTTGGGCTCGGCGTGGGCTTCGTCGGGCTCTGGATGGGCCTCCTGGCGGCGCAGGTGTGCTGCGCCGGGCTCATGCTCTGCGTCGTCGGCTCCACCGACTGGGATGCGCAGGCGCTGCGGGCGCAGGAGCTGACGTCATGCTCGCCGGCCGACGTGGAGAGGTCCGGGGCCCACAGGTCAGCGACGGCCGCGGGAGAGGGAGGCAGGCCGGAGAAGGGGGAGCAGGCAGGCATGGAGCGGAAGTGCTACCAGCCATTGATCTCCAACAGTGAGGAGACCATGCCTGAAACTGTGTAG
- the LOC120704846 gene encoding nuclear poly(A) polymerase 4-like isoform X2, which translates to MADGADAPRQYGITKPLSLLGPVEADLQRTAELEKFLVEAGLYESVEESAKREEVLGKLDQIVKDWVKQLTSQRGYTDQMVEEANAVLFTFGSYRLGVHGPGADIDTLCVGPSYVNREEDFFIMLHEILAQTEDVTELQPVPDAHVPVMKFKFHGISIDLLYASVSLLVVPADLDISQGSVLYDVDEATVRSLNGCRVADQILRLVPNIENFRTTLRCLKYWAKRRGVYSNVTGFLGGVNWALLVARVCQLYPNAVPSMLVSRFFRVFTQWRWPNPVMLCSIEEDELGFPVWDPRKNPRDKCHHMPIITPAYPCMNSSYNVSTSTLRVMMEQFQFGNKICQEIEMNKASWSALFEPFQFFEAYKNYLQVDIIAEDDEDLRLWKGWVESRLRQLTLKIERDTYGMLQCHPYPHEYADPSRQCAHCAFFMGLSRKEGVKIQEGQQFDIRGTVDEFRHEINLYMFWKPGMELAVSHVRRKQIPAYVFPEGYKRPRPLRHVNHQQQSNKNDPEDGTATRSPDSQLKRKHGSAGADDAEPGRFAKRSSVSPVHPKNSSPQSGNVGDETACNNQIKRASSDASGCSQASPQVSERSPGPVVSGPRCAAMGALCSDDATSKHGIPLVEDCTTPTVAVCTTLKRVAEKVVSELVGSDRLGSTNSAELLESMEKDVLAENVHFGGNGVAHEV; encoded by the exons ATGGCGGACGGCGCTGATGCCCCGAGGCAGTACGGGATAACCAAGCCGTTATCGCTGCTTGGGCCGGTGGAGGCGGATCTGCAGAGGACGGCGGAGCTGGAGAAG TTCTTGGTTGAGGCGGGCCTATATGAGAGCGTGGAAGAGTCTGCTAAGCGGGAGGAGGTGCTGGGGAAGCTTGACCAG ATTGTTAAAGACTGGGTGAAGCAATTGACTAGTCAGAGAGGATATACCGATCAAATGGTCGAAGAGGCAAATGCTGTACTTTTCACCTTTGGGTCCTATCGTCTGGGG GTTCATGGACCTGGGGCTGATATTGATACTCTTTGTGTAGGACCTTCATATGTGAATCGAGAG GAAGATTTTTTTATCATGCTGCATGAAATTTTAGCACAAACAGAGGATGTGACTGAGCTGCAACCTGTGCCTGATGCACATGTCCCTGTTATGAAATTTAAGTTCCATGGAATATCAATTGACCTGCTTTATGCCAGTGTCTCCCTCTTAGTAGTACCAGCT GACTTGGATATCTCTCAAGGATCAGTACTTTATGATGTTGATGAAGCAACTGTCCGTAGTCTTAATGGGTGCAGAGTAGCAGATCAAATTCTTAGACTCGTTCCAAATATTGAG AATTTCCGCACAACATTAAGATGTTTAAAGTATTGGGCAAAAAGAAGAGGTGTTTACTCAAAT GTTACTGGTTTTCTTGGTGGTGTCAACTGGGCTTTACTGGTTGCACGTGTCTGCCAGCTCTATCCTAATGCTGTGCCAAGTATGTTGGTTTCACGATTCTTTAGGGTTTTTACCCAGTGGCGGTGGCCAAATCCGGTTATGCTTTGTTCCATTGAAGAGGATGAACTTGGTTTCCCCGTTTGGGATCCACGCAAAAATCCTCGCGATAAATGTCATCATATGCCCATTATAACCCCTGCATACCCGTGCATGAACTCGAGCTATAATGTTTCAACAAGCACACTTAGGGTTATGATGGAGCAATTTCAGTTTGGTAATAAAATTTGCCAG GAAATTGAAATGAATAAGGCCAGCTGGTCTGCTCTTTttgagccttttcaatttttCGAAGCATACAAGAATTATCTACAGGTTGACATCATCGCGGAAGATGATGAAGACCTTAGACTTTGGAAGGGATGGGTGGAATCTCGACTGCGGCAACTAACTTTAAAG ATTGAACGTGATACATATGGAATGCTGCAGTGTCATCCTTACCCTCATGAGTACGCAGATCCCTCTAGGCAGTGTGCTCATTGTGCTTTCTTCATGGGCTTATCAAGGAAAGAAGGTGTGAAAATACAGGAAGGTCAACAGTTTGATATTCGTGGAACGGTCGATGAGTTTAGGCATGAAATCAACTTGTATATGTTCTGGAAGCCTGGGATGGAGTTGGCTGTTTCTCATGTTCGGAGGAAGCAGATCCCAGCTTATGTATTTCCAGAGGGTTATAAGAGACCACGCCCTTTGAGACATGTCAACCATCAGCAGCAGTCAAATAAAAACGACCCTGAAGATGGCACAGCGACCAGATCTCCGGACAGTCAGCTGAAGAGAAAGCATGGTTCTGCTGGGGCTGATGATGCTGAACCTGGCAGGTTTGCCAAGAGGTCATCAGTCAGCCCAGTTCATCCGAAAAATTCATCGCCTCAATCTGGGAATGTTGGCGATGAAACTGCATGTAACAACCAAATAAAAAGGGCTTCTAGCGATGCGAGTGGTTGTAGCCAGGCTTCACCACAGGTATCTGAGAGAAGCCCAGGTCCTGTTGTGTCTGGGCCCAGGTGTGCGGCAATGGGAGCATTGTGTTCTGATGATGCAACTAGTAAGCATGGTATTCCTCTTGTTGAGGACTGTACCACCCCAACTGTAGCTGTATGCACAACTTTAAAGCGCGTAGCTGAGAAAGTTGTATCAGAACTAGTTGGAAGTGATAGGTTGGGAAGCACCAATAGTGCTGAGTTACTGGAGAGTATGGAAAAAGATGTCCTCGCTGAAAATGTGCATTTTGGTGGGAATGGAGTCGCACATGAG GTATGA